The Mucilaginibacter rubeus genomic interval TCCCTGCTTTTTTTATTATTAACTGCAAACTCAAAACTGCCAACTGAACGCTACTGTTTATCCAATACATCCTCGGCAGCTTCGGCAACTTCAGGCTCAATGGTATGCCTTTTAGGGAAGTTGAACAACAACGAGGTAAGTACAGGGATAATAAATATAGCTACGGTAAACACCGAAGTGAAAATATCAGCGCTTTCGCCTTCCATTAGTTTTGAAAAGCCGGCTTCCGGGAAAAAGTGAACATATAATGATGATGACAGTTTAATCCCCAACACACCAATCACTATAAAAGCTACAGTTTCCAGGAAAGTAAATTTCTCCATCAATTTAACAAAAGCCTGAGCCACAAAACGCATAGCCAGGATGCCGATGAACACGCCTATATAGATCAACATTTTATGATCGGTGAAAGCCACCGCGGCAAAAACGTTATCTATAGAGAAGGCAAGATCCATCAACTCAACCAAAGCTATAGTTGCCCACAAATTACCAATCAAGCCAACGGTTGAGCGGTAAAGCCAGTTTTTATTTTTATCAACAGATTCCTCTTCGCCATCGCCATCACCGGCAGATAATTTCCCTTTAAAATAGTTAAAGCATAAATAGATGAGGTACAAGCCGCCAAGTGGTTTTAACCACCAAACAGATACCAGCCAGGCAGCTAAAAACAAACAAACACCGCGCAGAATGTATGCGCCCATGATGCCATAGCGTAAGGCCTTTTTCCGTTGGTGCGGAGGCAGGTCGAGCACCATGGTTGCCAGTACGGCAGCATTATCAACAGAGAGCAAGCTCTCGATAACAATCAGGTTTAAAATGATCAGGACACCGGCCTTCAGGTCGGGGCCGAGGATGTAATGTAAAAACTCCATAAATTATATGATATCGGTATTAAGCATTGCTTTTAAAATATTGGCCTGCACATCAACATCGCTCAGGCTTTGTAAAAAGTTGATGTCGGCTATTTTTTTATAGTTTTCGGCTAACAGGGATTTTATTTCGGCCGGCATGTATGATTTCATGGTTACAACATCACTTTGCAGCTTATCTATTTTATCCTGCAGTTCATGCGCCAGTTTTTCCTTTTTAGACAGACTACTATTATTCTCTACGCCCGAAAGCTTTGTTACGTCGCAAAATAGGAATAAATTATTGGCAGGCGAAAACAAAAAGTAGCGGTCTTCATCCATAAACTTATACACCTCCAGTATCAGGTTTCCGGCTTTCAGTCCGCAGTAAAACTCGGTACGGAACTCGCGTTTTAATAATACACCCATCAATTTACGCTGAATAATAGCGTTGGTATTGTGATAGGTATCGTTATAGTTGTACTGCACCAATTCGTTATATAGTTCCGGCGTTATGTTGTAAAAGAAATCGGAACCGTAGCGCAGACTAAACGCGTTGATATTTTTTGAGAACGGATAATCGGATGAGTTATCAGAAAGCACCTGGTAAAGTTTCCGCAGCGAAAGGTTTACCTTCAGCGCCTGCCTTTGCCGGTCAATCTTAAAATCCTGCTCGGTGAGCATGTTGTCGTCCATCTTATCAATCATCTCTTTGGTAAGCTGGATCTCATCAAGCACAAGGCTCACATTGTTTTCATTGTTCTTTTTGATCTTCCGGAGCAGGTCTACCAGACTGGTTGTAAACTGTACATGGAAAAGCTCCAGCTTATTGATATCGATCTCGGGATTGGTTTCAAAAAGCTTATGAATAACCTGGGTACGCAGGTAGATCTTGTAAATGAGGTCCTCTTCAAAAAATACCGACAGCAACTGAAGCTTGCTGAGCATCCTGTTAGACTCATTCAAAATATTTAACCTGTTCTCATCC includes:
- a CDS encoding TerC family protein; protein product: MEFLHYILGPDLKAGVLIILNLIVIESLLSVDNAAVLATMVLDLPPHQRKKALRYGIMGAYILRGVCLFLAAWLVSVWWLKPLGGLYLIYLCFNYFKGKLSAGDGDGEEESVDKNKNWLYRSTVGLIGNLWATIALVELMDLAFSIDNVFAAVAFTDHKMLIYIGVFIGILAMRFVAQAFVKLMEKFTFLETVAFIVIGVLGIKLSSSLYVHFFPEAGFSKLMEGESADIFTSVFTVAIFIIPVLTSLLFNFPKRHTIEPEVAEAAEDVLDKQ